One Glycine max cultivar Williams 82 chromosome 1, Glycine_max_v4.0, whole genome shotgun sequence genomic window, ctttcttccaCTTGTTAacaataagattttattttttaacattttttttgttgagaatATTTTAAGATACAATTAAcagaagattaaaaatatagtacattataataaaaaacatataataatcGAAACTAAacattgtaattaaaataatttatctataaattaaaaattgtaagagtttaaaattatttaaaatattgtatatgaagaattaatttgaaatcaacttcttgtacatatatataatcTCTTAAAAAGTGTTCAAAATTATACAACAACTCAACAATTGTATTTCTTTCTCTTGATATACATTTTAGAATTGATGCATGCCTTCACACAGTGAAATAGTCCTTttgccaacaaaaaaaaaatcatgtagaTAAGTGATAGCCGATATAAACCTTATCATAGGTTTGACAAACTCATTTATTCCCTTTAAGCTAATGTTCCACAGTCATCCCCTtccaatatttttcaaatttatactaaaaatttaGAATTCTTCATGTTCTCACATGTACtaggaaatttaaatttagcaACAGAACGATTTATACttaattttagaagaaaaaaaatacatcactAAAGTTTAGTGTCCTCAGAATTTTGTGATAAAAGTAGTTTTTCGTCACTAAATTTGATCACCAACTCATTGATTTTTAGTACTATGCATTATTCTGCAAGTGTCACACACAGACTATGTGATGTattcgagaaaaaaaaaaaaaaaaaaacccaacttGATTGCTTGACTGATTGCACCATTGATAGATAAATTTTTAGGCATTCATTAATTTCGGCCtatttggtttgtgctaaattGTTGAGATTTGGTAGAGTTTTGCCTCATTGGGCTTAATTGTTAATCACCATTAATTTTCGAGCTTTTACTTTGACCTTATTGTCTTTTGTAAAGCATGTATGAAACTATAGGAGTCTAATTTGGGTGTCCCTAAAAAGCTAAGATAGAAATCTACATTTTCATGTCTCGCGAGCATTGGCCATGCCAATTTCGACGAATTTAGGACGAAATGTGGCCACGAAGTTCCAAACGTTATGTTATGACCCATGCATCCTCACTAATTTGGGCATAACTCTCTCACTCTCAGCTTAAGTCCAATTAAGGCTTATGATACTTTTTTCAGAAAGATCATTGGTATGGCCTTAATTTGGGCCAAGAATAGTTTATGAATCATGAAAAATTGTTCAGTTATATATTGCAGGGGGGGACATATCAGCTGGTTTAGACTCTTATTTCACATATTTCTGCCATTTtagaaactcattttttatgGACCCTGTTaacacttattatttatttttatatcctttttattttattttatacgacatgtcatgtttatatttctctttttctctccatATCTATATCATAGGGTTaccgttgatttttttttccccctaaaagcattaaaatttgaaactaaATGCGCTTTAATTATAAGCTGCTAatgtttttcttaaagaaaCTCCCCATGGCCTTTGCCTTCTCCCTCAGAAGAAATTTCTGTGTCTTGCCAGTTGAAGTCTTTGGCAGATCAGCAAAAAGCACAGTCCGAGGAGCCATAAAGGGAGGCAAACGATTCTGACAAAATAGGATTATCTCATCTGCTGTAGCACTGCACCCCTCCTTGAGCTTCACAAAGGCACAAGGTGTCTCTCCCCAATAATCATCAGGTCTCCCAACAACAGAAGCTTCAAAAACTGCTGGGTGACTAAAAATCACTGCTTCCAGTTCAATGGAGCTAACGCTTTCTCCCCCACAGATTATCGTGTCCTTTGATCGGTCCCTGAGCTCTATGTACCCATCAGGATGCTTCACTCCCATGTCACCACTCCGAAACCATCCACCTTTAAATGCTTCTTGTGTTGCCTTCAGGTTCTTCAGATATCCACACATCACAGTGTTTCCCCTGAACATCACCTCACCAATGGTTTTTGCATCAGCTGGTACACTCTTCATTGTGTGAGGATCTTTCACATCTAGGTCTTCCATTCCAACGTGGCGCACTCCCTGACGGGTCTTGAGTTTCGCCTTTGCATCACGTGGCTGATTGTCCCATTCTGGTTTCCATGCGTTGATTGCTGCTGGACCATAGGCTTCTGTGGAGCCATATGCATGAGTCACATTAAACCCTAAATTTTCCATCTTAAATATCACATCCGGAGGCGGTGGTGCGCCGCCGGTCATCACTGCCACCTTTCCGGAAAGCGGCTTCCGGAGTGGTGAATTAATTATCATGTTTAAAATTGTTGGTGCACCCCCCATGTGTGTAACCTTGTGCCTAAAAATGTTGTCGAATATCGCTTCAGCTGTTACACTTGATAGGCACACATTAGTTCCACCCTGAGCAGCAATGCTCCAAGGGATGCACCAACCATTGCAGTGAAACATGGGAACGCACCATAAATAAACCGGCATGGACCTCATCTCGTTAAGAATAATCGAAACCAAAGCATTAAGATAGACACCTCTGTGGCTATAGATTACACTCTTGGGGTTTGCTGTAGTTCCAGAAGTGGAACtgattgtgatgggatccaatTCATCCTTGGGCCTCCTCACCTCGAATTCAAGGGTCCCTTTAGCTATAAGATCCTCGTATGTCAAGGTTCCTTTAGCATGGGGAGGTGATGGATGACCACACTCCGAAATTAAGACCAAAAGGGGAAgctttgtggtggtggtggtggtggtttttgaaaggatttCAAGTGCTGCTTGAGCAATATCAAGTAATtgataataaacaaaaacaagtttGGCCTCGGTCTGTTTTAGCAATGTTGAAACCATTTCAGAATCGTGACGCGTGTTTAGCGTACAGAGAACAGCCCCAGACATGGGAACAGCAAAATGTAACTCATACATAGCCGGAACATTGGGGGCCAATACAGCAACCTgcaaatattatatatgatcaTATTATAAAAGCACACACTCACATTTCTATTGTATATACTGATGAAAAGGGTAGATACtgtggaaagaaagaaattaccACATGGCGGGGAGAAAGACAGACACCGAGTTGAGAAATGGAAGAAGCAAGTTTAATGCAGCGTTGGTGGGTCTGTGCCCATGTGTAGGTAATGTCGCCGAAGACCACAGAAATGTTGTCACGGTAAGCCACGGCGGCACGCTCCAAGAAGCTGATTGGAGTGACAGGAACGTAGTTCGCAGAGCACCGGATACTTCCCTCCATCGATCTCTATCTTACTTTTTCGCCAACTCAAATGAAATATATGCATCTCGTGGATAGAAACCTAGCTAATcccatttaatatatattatcgtAACTAATACTATAATATGACCAGTAATCAATGCATGGTCAACATCCAATGCCAGCTccttattattatattcattaGTCAATCAATATAGTATATGCTTATTAAATCTTTGGTTTTTTCTTTGTATCTTTTATACTAGTTGTTTGACTTTTTCTATCcatgtatatgtttttttactgCACATATGCATGAATATGTTGAAAAcgtaatcaaaattaaatattctcacaatttttaaatgtttatattaCATACATCACCTTTTTCCAtcttttagtaatatttttaaaacatatcacaagttaaataataataaagatgcgagtgtatatattatatttcttaattaactGATGTATATGtcatgaaatatataataaaattaacattgttattaagttaatcttatttttatatattgaagaaataataaaattaatattctatacatatatataataaattttcagttaaactttttattatttgtactgttgtattaaaaattatccgcaaaatatattttttaaatagaaaaataaaatatattaagataatattaattaattggtgtatatatatatatatatataatggtttataactgattttttatatttaacaatTGAATTATGTATCTATTCAATAAATTTAGTATTAAAtccgaaaaaaatgttaaaaattaaatttatttcccaataaATAAAACTTCTCAACTTTTCCAATAACAAATGTTATTTGAATGTAAAACTTtcaacattatttaaatttatacttgTTCTATTTactatccaaacaaaattatcttttttaaattcatttttaaaacagTATTCCCAAACACTATAAGTACtgattaaacaaaatcaaatcaagCTCATCCTAAATTAAATTTGCATACCATCACCCATACACACACTTAACATTCAAAAGCAAAAATGAGTATGAATTCCAAAGAGATATAGTATATAGATAACAACTGGATAGTTTTTGCAACAAGTAGTTGTTGATTGGTGTGACCGTTTAATTAACGTTTTACAGTGAAAACAAAATGACCATTATTATCAAGAAGCGCTTGGAGTAGATGTGGCTCCTTCCCTCCTTATATATCAAGGCTATGATTGTTTAATACTTGTGCAAATCTTCATTGAGCCTCAACCATCACTTGTTAGGCAATTGCACGTCTACATATATAACTCGTCCATGTAATATCTGTAAAAAGAGCTGAttcattttctgaattttgGCATTTCATTAGGAAAAAAGAGTATTAAAGTTAGTAGATTCTGGCCTTTCCGTTCATGTCAATCTGTGCCTTGCATGCTTCTTCCTCTTTAGCAAAAGTCACATATCCAAAACCTTTGGATCTATTCTTGGCTTTATTCAGTATTATATTAGCTGGAAAAGTGAAACGATATTTGCGTGAGGATTCTAATCTGGAAATATTTAGGAACTGTAATGACAATAGAAGCACATACCCTTCAGGACACTGCCGTATTGAGAAAAAGCTTTGGCTAATTCCTCCTCTGTCGTAGAAAATGCTAGACCTGCATCAAGATTTACAGGTTAGAAGTCATAACAGCAGGACAGTTTTATGTTTatggtaaataaaaaatacatctgCTACAGGTAACACACCAAAAGCACCTTGGGATCCAAAACAGAAGGGTggaagaaatcaagaaaataGTCAAAGTGCACTCAAATAAACCTCTCCACAATTTAAAGTACTTCAGGACTTGGGTGGCTTCATGAATCCTATTAAAGACCACAAGTAATTCATATTGCATTGCCATTACTTACTGTGTAGATTAAGTAGGTATCATTCAGAAGTTCTTACATTAGGTATTCAGACTAATTGATTAAGTATATCAGAAGAAAGCattcaaagaaataaaattcatcATAGGAAACAGTAAATGACAGCATGAGAATCATCAGGCtgacaaaaaaatcataacctgtctttttattatatatccttcATGATCATTCTAAGTCATGGATTCCAATTAATCAAGGAGAAGAGTAAAGTTTTTTGGCAATACGTCCTTTATGCAGGGCTGTTGTGTTTATAGAAGGGGTGTAATGGCAGATTTTTTCAATCAGAAACTTCTTCCCTTTTCGTGGGATAAAGTTGTTTTCTTGGCTTTAGATATATGTCAGCACATGGGTTGTTTACTCAGTGATATAGGAGAGCTCTTGTGTCTGTTACACTATTTCTTTGCTTATCCTTCTGCTTTGTAATGTTCTCTCTGTTTCATGCCGAATTCTTCTTTcgtgaaataattaatttaaccaagAGCTTGATGATTATGTGCCAGAGAGATTGTGCAAactaaatttttcatttaagtCATGGATTTATTTGATTCATATGCTAAAACTAATGGCACACAACACTAGTCACTCTGGCAGCTAGAAAAATGTATTCTTGTTCTATGTTCTtcataataaaaacaattgatGGCAATGACAAAAGCAAAGCAACTTTGAAGacaatgaaaaaaatcaaactcaatTGTTATAAGTACAGGTTTTTAAGTTCAAAATACTCAGTCTGGCCAAAGAGGAAAGTGAggtagcaaaaagaaaagaaaaagaaagaaagaatgtacCTTTAACAAAAACCTTGGAAGTCATTGTTCGGAGGAAGAGAAGTTGAGATGGAGAAGCATGGGGTTTTTTTAAGTGAGATAGTATGACTCTGGAAAATTCTCTCATAGATGCCATGTTAAATTGGGGAGCACAGTTCTCAACTAATTAGCAAAAGCAAAGAAGTTCATGGGCCAAACCTGCAAATTAAAGGCCTTATGGGGCTCCATAGTTGTAGCCTGCATTAGAAATCCCTTGAAATGATTTGCCcaagaaaaacatatatttcCCACTTCTCTTATGAGAAGTACTACTTTGTAAGATTtgcttgtttattattttatttttaaaaaaagtaattttatgataaaatttattcaaattctgTTCACTAATTGTTATTTACTTGAGTGTCTTTTGGACACAAAAACTCAAAGCTCCCACTGTTCCCAAGTGTTCACAAGGGTTCAAGCAGACAAGCACCAATAATGTTTCAAGACCagataaattgaaagaaaaaaaaaagaaataacaattgtttcaatttcagcacataaacgggtaaatttaaaaaactaaaagccATCAATCATTAGGACCTGAGGTTGCTGTCAAAAACAcagaagaaataatttttttcattgaacTAAATTCATGTGCAGTAACAGTAGGGAAATATATGATCatgcaatttaaaaaaaaaggaaaaaaaaaacgaagacAGAActgtacaataaaaaaaatgcttgtaTAAAACACAAATGACAAACTTATcagcaaaaataatttagagaacaAAAACACAGCAGCAACAAAACTTGAACAAGGACAAAGTAGAGAGGTCTCCATTGTTAACGGTAAAGACCATTTCTTCCTTCAACACAGTTTGAATACCTATCCAAACAGTTCTGCCACGAGA contains:
- the LOC100804086 gene encoding probable acyl-activating enzyme 1, peroxisomal; amino-acid sequence: MEGSIRCSANYVPVTPISFLERAAVAYRDNISVVFGDITYTWAQTHQRCIKLASSISQLGVCLSPRHVVAVLAPNVPAMYELHFAVPMSGAVLCTLNTRHDSEMVSTLLKQTEAKLVFVYYQLLDIAQAALEILSKTTTTTTTKLPLLVLISECGHPSPPHAKGTLTYEDLIAKGTLEFEVRRPKDELDPITISSTSGTTANPKSVIYSHRGVYLNALVSIILNEMRSMPVYLWCVPMFHCNGWCIPWSIAAQGGTNVCLSSVTAEAIFDNIFRHKVTHMGGAPTILNMIINSPLRKPLSGKVAVMTGGAPPPPDVIFKMENLGFNVTHAYGSTEAYGPAAINAWKPEWDNQPRDAKAKLKTRQGVRHVGMEDLDVKDPHTMKSVPADAKTIGEVMFRGNTVMCGYLKNLKATQEAFKGGWFRSGDMGVKHPDGYIELRDRSKDTIICGGESVSSIELEAVIFSHPAVFEASVVGRPDDYWGETPCAFVKLKEGCSATADEIILFCQNRLPPFMAPRTVLFADLPKTSTGKTQKFLLREKAKAMGSFFKKNISSL
- the LOC100527061 gene encoding uncharacterized protein LOC100527061 (The RefSeq protein has 1 substitution compared to this genomic sequence), whose translation is MASMREFSRVILSHLKKPHASPSQLLFLRTMTSKVFVKGLAFSTTEEELAKAFSQYGSVLKANIILNKAKNRSKGFGYVIFAKEEEACKAQIDMNGKILHGRVIYVDVQLPNK
- the LOC100527061 gene encoding uncharacterized protein isoform X1, producing MASMREFSRVILSHLKKPHASPSQLLFLRTMTSKVFVKGLAFSTTEEELAKAFSQYGSVLKANIILNKAKNRSKGFGYVTFAKEEEACKAQIDMNGKILHGRVIYVDVQLPNK